A region of Ochrobactrum quorumnocens DNA encodes the following proteins:
- a CDS encoding NADP-dependent malic enzyme, with the protein MPASTPKGNTPERTPTASEKEALDFHAQGRPGKLEINPTKPMTTQRDLSLAYSPGVAVPVKAIAENPALAYDYTAKGNLVAVISNGTAILGLGNLGALASKPVMEGKAVLFKRFADVDSIDLEIDTTDIDAFINAVRYLGPSFGGINLEDIKAPDCFIIESRLRELMDIPVFHDDQHGTAIIAAAGMINALHLTGRDIKNTKLVCNGAGSAGIACIELIKAIGFPAENVTLCDTKGVVYQGREEGMNQWKSAHAVKTSKRTLEEAMQDADIFFGVSAKGALTKEMVRSMAPNPIIFAMANPDPEVTPEDVAEVRDDAIVATGRSDYPNQVNNVLGFPYIFRGALDVRATTINDEMKIAAVYAIAELAREDVPDDVVAAYQGSRPRFGPSYIIPVPFDPRLLATVSAAVAKAAMETGVAGRAIDDLEGYKRELLARRDPIASTLRGIYERVRRQPKRIVFAEGEEEQVMRAAVSYVNQGLGTAILVGREERVAETAKAAGLDLDRPGIEVINARLSSRNTVYADYLYEKLQRKGYLTRDCHRLINNDRNHFAACMVALGDADGMVTGITRNYATGLEDVRRVIDSKPGHRLVGVSIALCRGRTVFIADTAVHEQPTAEELADIAVEAAGMARRMGYVPRVALTAFSTFGHMVGESSARIQEAVRILNTRHVDFEFDGEMSADVALNPKLMDRYPFIRLSGPANVIVTPDNHSASIAANMLQELGGSTIIGPLLVGLDKPAQIVNIGAKDTDIVNMAAIAAYNATS; encoded by the coding sequence ATGCCAGCCTCGACGCCGAAGGGCAACACGCCAGAACGCACACCCACAGCCAGTGAGAAGGAAGCGCTCGACTTTCACGCTCAGGGCCGCCCGGGCAAGCTGGAAATCAATCCGACCAAGCCCATGACGACGCAACGCGACCTGTCGCTTGCCTATTCGCCCGGCGTTGCCGTGCCGGTCAAGGCCATCGCGGAAAATCCCGCTCTGGCCTATGACTATACGGCCAAGGGCAATCTCGTCGCTGTCATTTCCAACGGCACGGCAATCCTCGGCCTCGGCAATCTGGGTGCGCTTGCTTCCAAGCCGGTCATGGAAGGCAAGGCCGTACTGTTCAAGCGCTTTGCCGACGTGGATTCCATCGATCTTGAAATCGACACAACCGATATCGACGCCTTCATCAATGCGGTGCGTTATCTAGGACCATCGTTTGGCGGCATCAATCTCGAAGACATCAAGGCACCAGACTGTTTCATCATAGAAAGCCGCTTGCGTGAGCTGATGGACATTCCGGTCTTTCACGACGATCAGCACGGAACGGCAATCATTGCCGCCGCGGGCATGATCAATGCGCTGCATCTGACAGGCCGCGATATCAAGAACACCAAACTTGTCTGCAATGGCGCAGGCTCTGCTGGCATTGCCTGTATTGAGCTTATCAAGGCTATCGGTTTCCCTGCCGAAAACGTCACCCTCTGCGACACCAAGGGCGTCGTCTATCAGGGCCGCGAAGAAGGCATGAACCAGTGGAAGTCAGCCCACGCGGTAAAAACGTCGAAGCGCACGCTTGAAGAAGCGATGCAAGATGCTGACATCTTTTTCGGCGTTTCCGCCAAGGGGGCCCTGACCAAGGAAATGGTGCGCTCGATGGCGCCCAATCCGATCATCTTTGCCATGGCCAATCCCGATCCAGAAGTCACACCGGAAGATGTTGCAGAAGTGCGCGATGACGCGATTGTTGCAACAGGCCGTTCGGACTATCCGAACCAGGTCAATAACGTTCTGGGTTTCCCTTATATTTTCCGTGGTGCACTCGACGTTCGTGCCACCACGATCAACGATGAGATGAAAATCGCCGCCGTCTATGCGATCGCAGAACTCGCACGCGAAGACGTGCCGGACGATGTTGTTGCCGCCTATCAGGGCAGCCGTCCGCGCTTCGGTCCGAGTTATATCATCCCGGTCCCGTTCGATCCGCGCCTGCTTGCAACCGTTTCGGCAGCTGTCGCCAAGGCTGCAATGGAAACCGGCGTTGCCGGTCGCGCAATTGACGATCTTGAAGGCTATAAGCGCGAATTGCTGGCGCGTCGTGATCCGATTGCTTCGACATTGCGTGGCATTTATGAGCGTGTGCGCCGTCAGCCAAAACGTATCGTCTTTGCCGAAGGTGAAGAAGAGCAGGTGATGCGTGCCGCTGTGTCCTACGTTAATCAAGGTCTTGGCACTGCCATTCTTGTTGGCCGCGAGGAGCGCGTTGCGGAAACTGCAAAAGCTGCAGGTCTTGATCTTGACCGTCCCGGCATCGAGGTTATCAATGCGCGTCTTTCGAGCCGCAATACCGTCTATGCCGATTATCTCTATGAGAAACTGCAGCGCAAAGGCTATCTGACACGTGACTGCCACCGTCTGATCAACAATGACCGCAATCATTTTGCCGCCTGCATGGTAGCGCTGGGTGATGCCGATGGCATGGTAACGGGCATCACCCGTAACTACGCAACCGGACTTGAAGATGTACGCCGTGTAATCGATTCAAAGCCCGGCCACCGTCTGGTGGGTGTTTCCATTGCGCTTTGCCGTGGCCGCACAGTCTTCATCGCAGACACTGCCGTGCACGAACAACCAACAGCCGAAGAACTTGCGGATATCGCCGTTGAAGCAGCGGGTATGGCGCGCCGCATGGGCTATGTGCCGCGCGTGGCACTGACAGCGTTCTCGACCTTCGGCCATATGGTCGGCGAAAGCTCGGCACGCATTCAGGAAGCAGTTCGTATTCTAAACACGCGTCATGTCGATTTTGAATTCGATGGCGAAATGAGCGCAGACGTTGCCCTCAACCCGAAGCTGATGGACCGGTATCCGTTCATTCGGCTGTCAGGTCCGGCCAATGTCATCGTCACGCCTGACAATCATTCGGCTTCGATTGCAGCCAATATGTTGCAGGAGCTGGGTGGCTCGACAATTATCGGTCCGCTGCTCGTCGGTCTCGACAAGCCAGCGCAGATCGTCAATATCGGCGCAAAAGATACGGATATCGTGAATATGGCAGCAATTGCAGCGTATAATGCGACCAGCTGA
- the mutS gene encoding DNA mismatch repair protein MutS, with protein sequence MESKAGDNNPQADESAVQETAVRLTPMMEQYIEIKAANVDSLLFYRMGDFYELFFDDAVEASRALGITLTKRGKHLGEDIPMCGVPFHASDDYLQKLISKGYRVAVCEQVEDPAEAKKRGSKSVVRRDVIRLVTPGTITEEKLLDPSEANFLMTLGRTKGDGALALAWIDISTGTFRVAETAEDRLFADIMRVDPRELIVADTAFHDAELRPVFDLIGKAVSPQPATLFDSGAAEARIQRYFNVATLDGFGQFSRSELSAISGAIAYIEKTQISERPPLMRPEREQEGGTIFIDPATRASLELARTMSGNREGSLLKAIDRTVTGGGARLLAERLTAPLTNPVEIALRHDSVSWFLREQSLCDAMRLELKGVPDMPRALSRLAVGRGGPRDLGALQRGFEAAGGIASLLEGALLPDELRYACDAIVKIPASFAAHLDRALADEMPLLKRDGGFVRQDYNTELDEMRALRDQSRRVIAGLQADYIEETAIKSLKIKHNNVLGYFIEVTANNAGSMTDTDAAKGRFIHRQTMANAMRFTTTELAALESKIANAADRALSIELAIFEELTAEAVSHADSIRAAAAALSVFDVSASLAVLADEQGYCRPLVDDSLSFNIVAGRHPVVEQALRRQAANPFVANDCNLSPQTVGGNGAIWLLTGPNMGGKSTFLRQNALIAIMAQMGSFVPAGSAQIGVVDRLFSRVGASDDLARGRSTFMVEMVETAAILNQAGERSLVILDEIGRGTATFDGLSIAWAAVEYLHEKNRCRALFATHFHEMTALSEKLDRLSNVTMRVKEWDNDVVFLHEVAKGAADRSYGVQVARLAGLPEAVVNRARDVLHQLEAGETSGKADKLIDDLPLFSVVLQQEKPKAQAAAKDSELAKAVTAISPDELTPREALDLVYKLKELAGRG encoded by the coding sequence ATGGAATCGAAAGCAGGCGACAATAACCCACAGGCAGATGAAAGCGCTGTGCAGGAAACCGCTGTTCGCCTCACGCCCATGATGGAGCAATATATCGAGATCAAAGCCGCGAATGTTGATTCGCTGCTCTTTTATCGCATGGGCGATTTCTACGAACTATTCTTCGATGACGCGGTGGAAGCATCCCGCGCGCTCGGCATCACGCTCACCAAACGTGGCAAGCATCTGGGCGAAGATATCCCTATGTGTGGCGTGCCATTCCATGCGTCTGATGACTATTTGCAGAAGCTGATTTCCAAGGGCTATCGGGTCGCCGTCTGTGAGCAGGTGGAAGATCCGGCTGAAGCGAAGAAGCGTGGCTCGAAATCGGTCGTTCGTCGCGATGTGATCCGTCTTGTAACTCCTGGCACGATCACCGAAGAAAAGCTGCTTGATCCGTCCGAGGCAAACTTCCTCATGACGCTCGGCCGCACCAAAGGTGACGGCGCGCTGGCACTCGCGTGGATCGACATTTCAACCGGCACCTTCCGCGTGGCAGAAACAGCCGAAGACCGTCTTTTTGCCGATATCATGCGTGTGGACCCACGCGAGCTGATTGTGGCCGACACTGCATTCCATGACGCGGAACTGCGTCCGGTGTTCGATCTGATCGGAAAGGCTGTGTCTCCACAACCTGCAACTCTGTTTGACAGTGGTGCAGCGGAGGCGCGCATTCAACGCTATTTCAATGTCGCAACGCTTGATGGTTTTGGCCAGTTCAGCCGTTCGGAGCTTTCGGCCATTTCCGGTGCTATTGCCTATATCGAAAAGACGCAGATTTCCGAACGCCCGCCGCTGATGCGACCTGAACGCGAGCAGGAAGGCGGCACGATTTTCATCGATCCTGCCACCCGCGCCAGCCTTGAACTCGCCCGCACAATGTCCGGCAATCGCGAGGGCAGTCTGCTGAAAGCGATTGATCGAACTGTGACCGGTGGCGGCGCGCGTCTTCTCGCCGAACGTTTGACAGCACCACTAACGAACCCTGTAGAAATCGCGCTACGCCATGATTCCGTTTCATGGTTCTTGCGCGAACAATCGCTCTGCGACGCTATGCGGCTTGAACTTAAGGGTGTGCCGGATATGCCACGCGCGCTCTCGCGTCTGGCGGTTGGTCGCGGTGGTCCGCGCGATCTGGGCGCTTTGCAGCGAGGCTTTGAAGCCGCCGGTGGGATTGCATCCTTGCTAGAAGGCGCGCTTTTGCCAGACGAACTTCGCTATGCCTGCGACGCGATTGTGAAAATACCGGCAAGTTTTGCAGCCCATCTCGACCGGGCCTTGGCTGATGAAATGCCGCTTTTGAAACGCGACGGCGGTTTCGTGCGTCAGGACTACAATACAGAACTCGACGAAATGCGCGCGCTCCGTGATCAGTCGCGCCGGGTGATCGCGGGTCTTCAGGCCGATTATATCGAGGAAACAGCCATCAAATCGTTGAAGATCAAGCATAACAATGTGCTTGGTTATTTTATCGAAGTGACAGCCAATAATGCAGGGAGCATGACCGACACGGATGCTGCCAAAGGACGCTTCATCCACCGTCAGACGATGGCAAATGCCATGCGCTTCACCACGACGGAACTGGCAGCACTTGAAAGTAAAATCGCTAATGCCGCCGACCGGGCTTTGTCGATAGAATTGGCGATTTTCGAGGAACTCACTGCGGAAGCGGTCAGCCATGCGGATAGCATTCGTGCCGCCGCAGCAGCACTCAGCGTGTTCGACGTTTCGGCTTCTCTCGCCGTTCTTGCCGATGAGCAGGGCTATTGTCGTCCGCTGGTCGATGACAGTTTGTCGTTCAATATTGTGGCCGGTCGCCATCCGGTGGTCGAACAGGCATTGCGCCGTCAGGCAGCCAATCCATTTGTTGCCAATGATTGCAATCTTTCTCCGCAAACGGTTGGTGGAAATGGTGCGATCTGGCTGCTCACTGGCCCTAATATGGGTGGTAAATCGACCTTCCTGCGCCAGAATGCACTGATCGCGATCATGGCGCAGATGGGGTCTTTCGTTCCTGCTGGTTCTGCTCAGATCGGCGTCGTGGATCGATTGTTCAGCCGCGTCGGCGCATCGGATGATCTGGCGCGGGGCCGTTCGACTTTCATGGTGGAAATGGTCGAAACAGCAGCAATTCTCAATCAGGCAGGTGAGCGTTCACTGGTCATCCTTGATGAGATCGGCCGTGGAACGGCAACCTTTGACGGGCTTTCCATTGCGTGGGCGGCCGTGGAATATCTGCATGAGAAGAACCGCTGCCGTGCACTTTTCGCCACGCATTTCCATGAAATGACGGCGCTGTCTGAAAAACTCGACCGGCTGTCAAATGTCACCATGCGGGTTAAGGAATGGGACAATGACGTGGTCTTCCTGCATGAAGTGGCGAAGGGGGCAGCTGATCGTTCTTATGGTGTGCAGGTCGCGCGTCTCGCCGGTCTGCCGGAAGCCGTGGTCAATCGCGCGCGCGATGTTCTGCATCAGCTTGAAGCGGGTGAAACATCCGGCAAAGCCGACAAGCTGATTGATGATTTACCGCTGTTTTCCGTTGTACTTCAACAAGAGAAGCCAAAAGCCCAAGCTGCCGCAAAGGACAGCGAGCTGGCCAAAGCCGTTACGGCAATCAGCCCGGATGAACTGACCCCGCGCGAGGCGCTTGATCTGGTTTACAAGTTGAAGGAATTGGCGGGCAGGGGGTAA
- a CDS encoding GNAT family N-acetyltransferase, with amino-acid sequence MSVLLGMGQQIIDDTVMSGIEAQPTLFTSASDPIVLGRIGSLEVRLANSRDAIDAAQELRFRVFFEEMGARKETIEEVELRDSDRFDAICDHLLVYDTSLPVPEHQQIVGTYRLMRSDQAEKALGFYSADEYDVQRLTLSRPNLKLLELGRSCVKAEYRSKRTVELLWQGAWAYCRRHSIDVMFGCASFHGAVPAAHALGLSFLHQNCRATPDWDVRALPHRYQPMDLMPKEAINNKVALFSMPPLVKGYLRLGAMIGDGAVIDEAFGTTDVFIILPIERISSRYITYYGAEANRFV; translated from the coding sequence ATGTCAGTACTGCTTGGAATGGGCCAGCAAATCATTGATGATACGGTCATGTCGGGCATAGAAGCACAACCAACGCTCTTCACATCCGCAAGCGATCCCATTGTTCTGGGGCGCATCGGGTCCCTGGAAGTACGACTTGCAAATTCTCGCGATGCGATTGACGCGGCGCAGGAATTGCGGTTCCGCGTCTTCTTTGAAGAAATGGGCGCACGCAAGGAAACCATCGAAGAAGTAGAACTGCGCGATTCCGATCGCTTCGATGCGATCTGCGATCATCTGCTGGTTTATGATACCTCATTGCCGGTTCCCGAGCATCAGCAAATCGTTGGTACCTATCGCCTGATGCGTAGCGATCAGGCTGAAAAGGCACTCGGGTTCTACTCGGCCGATGAATATGACGTTCAGCGTCTGACACTTTCTCGTCCGAACCTGAAGCTACTGGAACTTGGCCGCTCTTGCGTTAAGGCGGAGTATCGCTCCAAGCGCACGGTGGAACTTTTGTGGCAGGGTGCCTGGGCCTATTGCCGTCGTCATTCCATTGACGTGATGTTTGGTTGCGCCTCGTTCCACGGCGCTGTGCCTGCGGCACATGCCCTGGGTCTCTCCTTCCTGCACCAGAACTGCCGCGCAACACCCGACTGGGATGTGCGCGCGCTTCCGCATCGCTATCAGCCGATGGATCTGATGCCGAAGGAAGCAATCAACAACAAGGTCGCGCTGTTCTCGATGCCGCCACTGGTGAAGGGTTACCTGCGTCTTGGTGCGATGATCGGCGACGGTGCTGTGATTGATGAGGCTTTCGGCACGACCGATGTGTTCATCATCCTGCCGATTGAGCGCATTTCAAGCCGCTACATCACGTATTATGGCGCGGAAGCGAACCGTTTCGTCTAA
- the lspA gene encoding signal peptidase II: protein MKRHAVLSSFLVVIIAVLIDQGVKFLVETRMGYGQQIDLLPFLALFRTHNEGIAFSMLAWLHDWGLVAITAAVILFVLYLWWTNPSERTFARYGFALVVGGAIGNLIDRVMHGYVVDYILFHLPTWSFAVFNLADTFITIGAALIILEEFLGWRRERAAR from the coding sequence ATGAAGCGTCATGCGGTTTTGTCCTCGTTTCTCGTTGTCATTATCGCGGTCCTGATTGATCAGGGCGTCAAATTTCTGGTCGAAACCCGTATGGGTTATGGGCAGCAGATCGATCTGCTGCCGTTCCTCGCGCTGTTCCGTACACATAATGAAGGCATCGCCTTTTCAATGCTGGCATGGCTGCATGACTGGGGCCTGGTCGCGATAACCGCAGCCGTAATCCTTTTTGTGCTCTATCTCTGGTGGACCAACCCCTCTGAACGTACTTTTGCGCGCTATGGATTTGCGCTTGTGGTCGGTGGTGCTATTGGCAACCTCATCGATCGCGTCATGCATGGCTATGTGGTCGATTACATTCTCTTCCATCTGCCGACATGGTCATTTGCCGTTTTCAATCTGGCCGACACCTTTATCACCATTGGTGCAGCACTTATTATTCTGGAAGAATTTCTCGGTTGGCGACGCGAGCGGGCAGCGCGCTAG
- a CDS encoding TrmH family RNA methyltransferase, whose amino-acid sequence MSRDDDFSKSGNQQHSSPRVGQVKEVTSLTNPIVKDLRSLALKKYRDQQGVFLAEGLKLVIDAFEQDWRIKTLVFAKSGKGNKMVEQVAARTFAKGGLVLEVTEKIMTAITRRDNPQMVVGVFEQQYHQLANLKPKSNDVYIALDRVRDPGNLGTVIRTADAVGAKGIILIGDTTDPYSLETVRATMGSVFSMPLYKTTETEFLNWRKGFSGLLVGTHLKGAVDYRTIPYAKKPVILMMGNEQQGLPDTLAESCDKLARIPQAGRADSLNLAIATGIMLYEIRREALTLDERASG is encoded by the coding sequence ATGAGCCGAGACGACGATTTTTCCAAAAGCGGCAATCAACAGCATTCAAGTCCGCGTGTGGGGCAGGTGAAGGAAGTCACAAGCCTTACCAATCCGATTGTCAAAGATCTGCGTTCGCTGGCACTGAAAAAATATCGCGATCAGCAGGGCGTTTTTCTGGCAGAAGGTCTTAAGCTCGTCATCGATGCTTTTGAGCAGGACTGGCGCATCAAGACGCTCGTGTTTGCCAAGTCTGGCAAGGGCAACAAGATGGTCGAGCAGGTTGCAGCACGCACCTTCGCCAAGGGCGGACTGGTGCTCGAAGTGACTGAAAAGATCATGACGGCAATCACCCGCCGCGATAATCCGCAGATGGTGGTTGGCGTTTTCGAACAGCAATATCACCAGCTTGCAAACCTCAAGCCGAAAAGCAACGATGTTTATATCGCGCTTGATCGCGTGCGCGATCCGGGAAACTTGGGCACAGTTATCCGCACCGCCGATGCGGTTGGTGCCAAGGGCATCATCCTGATCGGCGACACCACCGACCCCTATTCGCTGGAAACTGTGCGCGCCACCATGGGCTCGGTGTTCTCGATGCCGCTCTATAAGACAACGGAAACCGAGTTTCTGAACTGGCGCAAAGGCTTTTCGGGTCTTCTCGTTGGCACTCATCTCAAAGGCGCTGTCGACTATCGCACGATCCCTTACGCCAAAAAGCCTGTTATCCTGATGATGGGCAATGAGCAGCAGGGTCTGCCGGACACGCTTGCTGAAAGCTGCGACAAGCTCGCACGCATCCCGCAGGCAGGCCGCGCAGATTCGCTTAATCTGGCGATTGCTACCGGTATCATGCTTTATGAAATTCGCCGCGAGGCACTCACTCTCGATGAAAGGGCCAGCGGATGA
- a CDS encoding class I SAM-dependent methyltransferase, translating into MKAPKGKGKKPSGGKEQRGFGRAKQDEPRSAAKHGSKPDDKGSFFRKPRPQFAKAAPKPAEEKHIVAPQREIKAYKGERPGERTPVILETEPSDDYALLDSGDGLKLEQYGPYRIVRPEGQAIWLPSLPKSEWDKADAVFTGNTDEEGMGRWAFPHVTLGETWPMQHDGISFHGRFTSFRHVGVFPEQAAHWSYMDSLIREAAKSGRTVKVLNLFGYTGVASLVAARAGAEVTHVDASKKAIVWARENQEMAGLSDKPIRWICEDAMKFVQREERRGSFYDIILLDPPAYGRGPNGEVWQLFEHLPAMVDTCRSILTPNALAVILTAYSIRASFFAIHELVRDRFTGLGGTVESGELILRERSAKRALSTSMFSRWVAK; encoded by the coding sequence GTGAAGGCGCCAAAAGGAAAAGGCAAAAAGCCATCGGGCGGTAAAGAGCAGCGCGGTTTCGGTCGTGCAAAGCAGGATGAGCCGCGTTCGGCTGCCAAGCATGGAAGCAAGCCCGACGACAAGGGTTCGTTCTTCAGGAAGCCGCGTCCGCAATTCGCCAAAGCTGCGCCCAAACCTGCAGAAGAAAAGCATATCGTAGCACCTCAGCGCGAGATCAAAGCTTACAAAGGCGAGCGCCCCGGTGAACGCACACCCGTCATCCTTGAAACCGAGCCATCAGACGACTACGCGCTGTTGGACAGCGGCGACGGGCTGAAGCTTGAGCAATACGGTCCCTATCGCATCGTGCGCCCGGAAGGTCAGGCAATCTGGCTTCCGAGCCTGCCGAAAAGCGAATGGGACAAAGCCGACGCGGTCTTTACCGGTAATACCGATGAAGAAGGCATGGGACGTTGGGCGTTCCCACATGTGACCCTTGGCGAAACCTGGCCAATGCAGCATGACGGCATCTCGTTTCACGGCCGCTTCACCTCGTTCCGCCATGTGGGTGTGTTCCCTGAGCAGGCAGCACACTGGTCCTATATGGATAGTCTGATCCGCGAAGCAGCCAAGTCTGGCCGCACCGTGAAGGTTCTCAATCTGTTTGGTTATACAGGCGTTGCATCGCTTGTTGCGGCACGCGCAGGTGCCGAAGTGACCCATGTCGATGCTTCCAAGAAGGCTATCGTCTGGGCACGCGAAAATCAGGAAATGGCTGGCCTTTCCGACAAGCCCATTCGCTGGATTTGCGAAGACGCTATGAAGTTCGTGCAACGTGAAGAACGCCGCGGCAGCTTCTACGACATCATCCTGCTTGATCCGCCAGCCTATGGCCGCGGTCCGAACGGCGAAGTCTGGCAGCTATTCGAACATCTGCCTGCCATGGTCGATACCTGCCGTTCAATCCTCACGCCAAACGCGCTGGCTGTCATCTTGACCGCTTATTCGATCCGCGCTTCGTTCTTCGCCATTCACGAGCTGGTTCGTGATCGTTTCACTGGTCTTGGCGGCACGGTCGAATCAGGCGAACTTATTCTGCGTGAACGCTCAGCCAAGCGTGCGCTTTCCACATCCATGTTCAGCCGCTGGGTAGCAAAATGA
- a CDS encoding lipopolysaccharide assembly protein LapA domain-containing protein, with protein MVAKRVVTIVILVPLAVILIALSVANRETVGLTIDPFNPGNPALTYQAPLFIWLFGALILGALIGAAVTWLTQGKHRRRERRFKKEASQLLERAESAEKRHVPGTVSKI; from the coding sequence ATGGTGGCAAAGCGCGTTGTAACAATTGTCATTCTGGTGCCATTGGCGGTCATTCTGATCGCTCTTTCGGTCGCCAACCGTGAAACGGTTGGCCTGACAATTGATCCATTCAATCCCGGCAATCCTGCGCTGACCTATCAGGCACCGTTGTTTATCTGGCTGTTTGGCGCGCTTATCCTTGGCGCTTTGATCGGCGCCGCCGTCACGTGGCTGACCCAAGGCAAGCATCGCCGCCGGGAACGTCGCTTTAAAAAGGAAGCGTCGCAGCTTCTGGAACGTGCGGAATCGGCAGAAAAGCGCCATGTGCCAGGCACAGTTTCCAAGATCTGA
- a CDS encoding integration host factor subunit beta — MIKSELVQVIASRNPHLFQRDVENIVGAVFEEITNALADGNRVELRGFGAFSVKNRPARSGRNPRTGDTVDVEEKWVPFFKTGKELRDRLNGAI, encoded by the coding sequence GTGATCAAATCGGAACTCGTTCAGGTTATCGCCAGCCGTAATCCGCATCTTTTCCAACGCGATGTCGAAAACATCGTCGGCGCAGTTTTTGAAGAGATCACCAATGCCCTTGCTGATGGCAATCGCGTCGAATTACGCGGCTTCGGCGCTTTTTCGGTAAAAAACCGCCCGGCTCGCAGCGGCCGCAACCCACGCACCGGCGACACGGTGGATGTTGAAGAAAAGTGGGTGCCATTCTTCAAGACAGGCAAGGAGCTGCGCGACCGTCTCAACGGCGCCATCTGA
- the sppA gene encoding signal peptide peptidase SppA, with protein MAQDAEALIERRKLRRKLTVWRIAFLLLLAALIAGIASYSMRGANFATPHVAKVRIEGTIFENEELIKRLNKIADDDAVKGVILILDSPGGTTVGGESIYEAVRKIAKKKPVVTQVGTLAASAGYMIASASDHILARQTSIVGSIGVLFQYPDLSKLLDTIGVKVETIKSSPLKAEPNYFSPASDEAKAMIRNMIMDSYDWFVGIVQERRSFTHEEALALANGAVFTGRQALQNKLIDGLGGEEEAVAWLTSKGVSKDLPKLEWKPVSSDTGFSLRDLIIHAGARLLGVPQEADAMLKEIAKDRIFLDGLLSVWHVDGTPGVTPANK; from the coding sequence ATGGCTCAGGACGCCGAAGCACTGATCGAAAGACGCAAGCTGCGCAGAAAGCTCACAGTGTGGCGCATCGCTTTTCTGCTTTTGCTCGCGGCTCTCATTGCCGGAATTGCATCTTATTCCATGCGAGGTGCCAATTTTGCGACACCGCATGTTGCAAAAGTTCGCATTGAAGGCACCATTTTTGAAAATGAAGAGCTTATAAAGCGCCTCAACAAGATAGCCGATGACGATGCAGTCAAGGGCGTGATCCTCATCCTCGATTCACCCGGCGGCACAACCGTTGGCGGCGAATCAATTTACGAAGCAGTACGGAAAATCGCAAAAAAGAAGCCGGTCGTGACCCAGGTCGGGACGCTTGCAGCATCGGCTGGCTATATGATCGCCAGTGCATCCGATCATATCTTAGCGCGTCAAACATCGATTGTCGGCTCGATCGGCGTGTTGTTTCAGTATCCTGATCTTTCCAAACTGCTCGACACCATTGGCGTGAAGGTTGAGACCATCAAATCGTCGCCATTGAAAGCAGAGCCAAACTATTTCAGCCCGGCAAGCGACGAAGCCAAAGCCATGATCCGCAACATGATCATGGATTCTTACGACTGGTTCGTCGGAATTGTCCAGGAACGTCGCTCTTTCACGCATGAAGAAGCGCTAGCTCTGGCCAATGGCGCAGTCTTTACCGGTCGTCAGGCGTTGCAAAATAAGCTGATCGACGGCCTTGGTGGCGAGGAAGAAGCGGTTGCCTGGCTTACCAGCAAAGGTGTTTCCAAGGATCTGCCAAAGCTTGAATGGAAACCTGTCAGCAGCGACACCGGTTTTTCTCTGCGTGATCTGATTATTCATGCCGGTGCGCGCCTTCTCGGCGTGCCACAAGAGGCCGATGCTATGTTGAAGGAAATCGCCAAGGATCGTATCTTCCTTGACGGACTTCTTTCGGTTTGGCACGTTGACGGAACGCCGGGTGTCACCCCGGCAAATAAATGA